The genomic region cctagtggttcagACGTCTGCCTTCTATTCGTAAGGTCGGGGGTTTGGTcctgggcacgcatctctaatgCAGCATtcaaacctgcgcgaccaacGCGACTTCGATGCGGGCACTTCAGTCGTGCGGTGGCAGTCGCCTCTCACGATATAGAGCGCtatagaacagaatagaatagaatagaatagaagtatttttattcaagtaaacttttacaagtgcttttgaatcgttaaaataatttactactgattcggaatgccgttcctaccgaaaacaaccagcaagaaactcggcggttgctctttttaattgttcaatttaaaataatatgccatactatagaagcaattgcagccccgcgcattgctatgcacacatattattatacgtgATCATTACACCTAGATATAGAATTAggtcgtgatgatgatgatttgggATATCACTTATACAAGCTAACCAGACCCGGATTTGTTGGGGTGAAGGAATTCTAAGTAGAGAGAGAACCTATAATAAGATAGAAAACCTCGATTCTtcgaaaaaatattaattaatgataCCTCCGGgccacagctgaaaatcagcgtcctgcatttaatgcatatgatgcaggacataatgctgagctgtacacccatttggggtggtgtcacagatgaaaatgtatatttgtatactttgtttttatctgtgacaccaacaacaaataaatgcattttctttctttctttcttacctAACCAGTATTTCAACACCTCTATATCTTTCAGTTCTGGGAAGTAATATCCGACGAGCATGGGATAGACCCTAACGGCTGCTATTCAGGTGACTCCGAGCTTCAACTAGAACGGATCAACGTTTACTACAACGAAGGAGCTGGTGGAAAATACGTCCCACGCGCCGTATTAGTCGACCTTGAACCTGGCACTATGGATTCCATACGCGCTGGACCTTACGGACAAATTTTCCGACCTGACAACATAGTCTATGGCTCGAGTGGTGCAGGCAATAACTGGGCTAAAGGACACTATACTGAAGGAGCAGAATTGCTTGAATCTATCCTTGACGTTGTTAGAAAAGAAGCAGAAGGTTGCGACTGTTTACAAGGATTCCAAGTCGTCCATTCAATCGGAGGCGGCACAGGTTCCGGATTAGGAACGTTACTGCTATCGAATCTTCGAGAAGAATATGCCGATAGAATAATATTAACCTTTTCAGTGGTACCAAGTCCCAAAGTGTCTGACACTGTTGTGGAGCCATATAACGCAACGCTCTCCGTAAATCAGTTGATAGAAAATTCTGACCAATCATTTTGCATTGACAACGAAGCGTTGTACGATATTTGCTTCAGGACTTTAAGGTTGCATACGCCGACGTATGGGGATTTGAATCATTTGGTTTCAGCGACTATGTCTGGAGTAACAACGTGTTTACGTTTCCCTGGGCAGTTGAATGCAGATTTACGCAAGCTTGCGGTAAACATGGTGCCTTTTCCAAGGTTGCATTTCTTCATGCCCGGATTCGCCCCATTAACTGCTCGTGGAAGTCAAAAATACCGTGCTTTAACTGTACCGGAACTAACTCTACAGATGTTTGACGCTAAAAACATGATGGCTGCTTGCGATCCCCGTCATGGACGCTATTTAACAGTGGCTGCAGTCTTCCGTGGTCGTATGTCTATGAAAGAAGTTGACGAGCAAATGCTTAACATCCAGAACAAGAATAAGGACTACTTCGTGAAATGGATACCAAATAATGTCAAAACTGCTGTCTGCGATATTCCGCCACGGGGTATGAAGATGTCTGCTACATTCATCGGTAACACCACAGCGATCCAAGAACTTTTCAAGAGAATTTCAGAACAATTCACATCTATGTTTAGAAGAAAAGCTTTCATTCATTGGTACACGGGTGAGGGAATGGATGAGAGTGATTTTACTGAGGCGGACAATAATCTGAATGATCTGATTTCGGAATACCAACAGTACCAGGATGCGACGGTTGAGGACCAGGAGTTTGAAGATGAGGAGGATGAGACGGCGCCTAATGATGAAAGTGATGAATGAGTTTTGTtttctattttgttatttattaaattattgttgtATTCTTCGATTGGTGTATTTATTTACCTTGGTATTATAGGCTGGTCACCTTCCATGGAGTTCGATAGTCTTTGGAGGCGAAAGGTTCtgaagtgtaggtaaaccaCTTCTTGGCAAACGGAATGTAGGGTGTTCCCCTAGCAAGCTGGAGCGAGGATATTCGTAAGGTTACTGGCATCGGTTGGGTGCGAAAAGTCTAGAATAGAGCAAAGAGGCCTATTTCCTACTACAGTGAATGCCTATTGGGCCTGAAAATGTAGTTGATCATTGatcataacttaaataaatccTTAATCTCTTAACGATTTTCGGGAAATCATAAAAGATTGCATTCGAATTGTTGTCATTCTCTAGGCCTACCTCAGAGGCGTTATACTTAGGAGACTATAGGCGCATAGtttaattactataataataattataaaacccAACTAAGGTGTCCCAAACGTTATATCCTGGTACGATACTGATGAAATAAACTAACCTAATACTCTACAAGCGTAGGTATTTGTAGAGTTATATTAGCAGTGTAGTAAGATTAGACTGCCCGGACCAGCTTGTTTAGTGTTTAATTAAGTAGACATCTTGTTGATACAGTACTtatagaaaactttttatataaattctCTATTGTCCAACCTTTTCAGAAACTCTGTGCctaacgaaaaaaaaacttaaacttttgaatttggattttttttaaatttgtcgCTGCCAAGAAAAATTTCGAATCATTCAGCAAGAAAATTTCGTGTACGATGCACATGCATTAAattcgtattttttattttatttatttttcacattttttttatatgaccaattgagttgaaattttaactaCCTTTTTCTCTTTGGGACTAAATTATTCGTGAATAGCTAATATGAGGGAAATCGTCCACATCCAAGCCGGGCAATGCGGGAACCAAATTGGAGCTAAGGTATGTGTTATCAGTATCCATACAATACAGCACATTAATTTGAAACCTTTAGCTCATCGAAGTATTCGCATGCTATAGCGAAATTATTAACACCTTTATTCTTTCACATAAAGGGTTAATGCTTCGCTACGTACTACCTTTCTAGCGAGGAATTCGCACCTTTCCGTGTGCACCCCTTTTTACAGCGAGTACATTAACGCGTATTTATTTTTGAGTACTGTAACGTCACCAGGTCAGGTCTCATGtaataccggcttcccacggtgcgtaaTATTGCAGACGGCCGCGGTCGTCGCGACGACGTGTGTGTCTGACCGTGGTCGTCGGCTGTACGTGATAACTGATAATCCGCAGAATCACGCATCGTGGGAAGACAGTATAACATCACGCATCGTAGGAAGCCAGTATAACAAGTTATCGTGCAAGACATAACGAGCATTAACTATTGAGACCCTCGCGAAAGATGAAACTGCTGATTACTGTACAACCTACTCAGAACAAATCTGTACTTAGTAGGGGCTTCGAACTAGGTCAAAGGTGTAGGCGTAGCTTAAACCATGGTTAAGGCTTAGCCTAGTAGTTGTAAAGTTATATCAAAATTTTAGTAGTGCTACCTTGGATATAAACTGCTTTTCAATGTCTTTTCTCCTTTGTCAACAGTTTTGGGAGGTGATATCTGATGAACACGGCATCGATCCGACTGGCACTTATCAGGGAGACTCTGACTTGCAGCTAGAACGCATCAACGTGTACTACAATGAAGCTTCCGGTTCCAAGTACGTCCCACGCGCGATCCTAGTGGACTTGGAACCTGGTACTATGGACTCTGTACGCTCAGGCCCGTTTGGGCAAATCTTCCGCCCAGACAACTTTGTGTTTGGACAGTCTGGAGCTGGAAATAACTGGGCTAAAGGACATTATACAGAAGGTGCGGAGTTGGTCGATCCAGTTCTCGATGTAGTACGAAAAGAAGCTGAGGGTTGCGATTGCTTACAAGGATTCCAGCTAACACATTCTCTAGGCGGCGGAACGGGTTCAGGAATGGGTACCTTAATCATATCGAAGATAAGGGAAGAGTATCCTGATCGTATTATGAACACGTTTTCCGTCGTACCAAGTCCTAAAGTCTCGGACACAGTTGTTGAACCGTACAACGCAACTCTATCAGTCCATCAGCTAGTTGAAAACACAGATGAGACGTACTGCATAGATAATGAGGCGCTATACGATATATGCTTCAGGACACTGAAGCTGATCACTCCAACGTACGGGGATTTGAATCATTTGGTTTCAGCGACTATGTCTGGTGTCACAACTTGTTTGCGGTTTCCGGGGCAGCTGAATGCGGATTTACGGAAGCTCGCTGTTAATATGGTGCCGTTTCCGCGGTTGCACTTCTTTATGCCAGGGTTTGCTCCACTAACATCTAGAGGAAGCCAGCAATATCGTGCGTTGTCCGTTCCTGAGTTGACTCAACAAATGTTTGACGCTAAAAACATGATGGCTGCTTGCGACCCCCGTCATGGACGCTATTTAACAGTGGCTGCAGTCTTCCGTGGTCGTATGTCTATGAAAGAAGTAGACGAGCAAATGCTGAATATCCAGAACAAGAACAGCAGCTACTTTGTGGAATGGATACCTAATAACGTAAAGACGGCTGTATGCGACATTCCTCCACGTGGTTTGAAGATGTCTGCTACCTTCATAGGGAATACTACTGCTATCCAGGAGCTGTTTAAGAGGATATCCGAGCAGTTCACGGCTATGTTTAGGCGAAAAGCGTTTCTGCATTGGTACACTGGCGAAGGTATGGATGAAATGGAGTTTACTGAAGCCGAGAGCAACATGAATGACCTGGTCTCCGAATACCAGCAGTACCAGGACGCTACAGCTGATGACGAAGGGGAATTTGATGAGGAACTTGAAGAGTAATGTTTGTTTTGTCCAATGTTGTGATTGTTTAGATTCGTGTCTGTCATGTTTATTGTAGGCGTACCAGTTTTGatgtttttactttatttgaaaatgttttaaataaaaatatgcatacttatttttttttcattagttATGTCCTGTGGGTTCTGTATAATTCCCTAATATTAAGTTCATTTGCATGACATGATATGTTAAAGTTACTTCACGGTTGTGCTGTctgttaaactttgaccaccaATTATATTAGGCGCAAAGTGGATTTTCAAGTGATTCGATCATTTCGATCCTCGATGACACGGTCAATGACATAACTATGACACGTCTACGTCATTATTAAGAACCAAGAAATGACCAAGAACGTGGATATGAACAAAGGCCAGTCGAAACCTGatcgaaatatttttatactaacccgattttgatgaaacctGTAgcagatttttaataatttatatataaaaaagataagatttttaaaatggcaTAGCGGTCGATAAAACTGCAAACATCCAATTTTAATTGAAATCAATTACAAGTGTAgataatgttttttattttgaaacaaaCAAGGACATACACAAATGAAGTACCAAAAAATAGTCACTCCAACCCCTCTTCGCCTTCCTCTTCGTCAAACTCCCCCTCATCATCCGCCGTCGCGTCCTGGTACTGCTGGTACTCCGAAATGAGATCATTCGTGTTGCTCTCAGCTTCCGTGAACTCCATCTCATCCATACCTTCGCCTGTGTACCAGTGAAGGAACGCTTTCCGGCTGAACATGGCCACGAACTGTGCTGATATCCTCTTGAAGATGACCTGTATAGCTGTTGTATTCCCAATGAACGTGGACGCCATCTTCAAACCCCGCGGAGGTATATCACAAACCGCTATCTTGCAATTATTGGGGATCCATTCCACAAAGTATGTGCTGTTCTTGTTCTGTACATTCAGGATCTGCTCGTCGACTTCCTTCATAGACATACGCCCTCGGAATATCGTCGCTACAGTTAAGTATCTCCCGTGTCGAGGATCGCATGCGGCCATCATGTTCTTTGCATCGAACATCTGTAGGGTCAACTCTGGGACTGTTAAAGCTCTGTATTGCTGTGCTCCTCGGGATGTGAGGGGTGCAAATCCAGGCGTGTAGAAGTGGAGACGAGGAAACGGGACCATGTTAACCGCCAACTTTCTCAAATCCGCGTTTAACTGTCCTGGGAATCGGAGACAAGTCGTGATTCCAGACATAGTTGCGCATACCAAGTGATTTAGATCACCGTAAGTAGGCGTAGTTAGCTTCAAAGTTCTGAAGCATATATCGTAGAGTGCCTCGTTGTCTAAGCAGAATGTGTGGTCCGTATTTTCTACCAACTGGTTGACGGATAGAGTGGCGTTGTACGGCTCCACGACGCAATCGGAGACTCGTGCGCTGGGGAACACTGAGAAGGATAAGGTGATGCGATCGGGGTATTCTTCTCTTATTCGGTTGATTAGCAAAGAGCCCATGCCCGCTCCTGTGCCACCGCCTAGAGAGTGGCAGATTTGGAAGCCTTGCATGCAGTCGCAGCCTTCCGCTTCTCGACGTACTACGTCCATAGCAGATTCGAGGATCTCAACGCCTTCAGTGTAATATCCTTTCGCCCAGTTGTTCGAGGCCCCGGCTGACCCGTAGACAAAGTTGTCAGGGCGGTAGAGACATCCGAAGGGGCCGGAGCGCACCGCGTCCATAGTAGTCGGTTTGAGGTCAATAAGCACGGTTCGTGGGACGTATTTGCCGCCGGAAGCCTCATTGTAGTAGACATTGATGCGTTCGAGTTGGAGATCCGAGTCGCCGTGGTAGCAGCCGCTGGGGTCAATGCCGTGCTCATCCGATATCACTTCCCAAAACTGTAAACAAAAAAGGTATTTTAGTCTGTATACCTACGAATCTGAACGCATCTCAGTGCTTGAGAGTTTTTACTAAACAAATTATGGGACGCTTCCGTAAGCCGCATCTGACAGCCGCGACTGATAGGCGAGCACAGTCGTCTTTCGAGATATTTCTCAAACATCTGCGGATGTCCGAGCTTTCAAGATTACGTCTGCGACTTATGTCCGACAGTTTGCACAGTTCAGCGTAAAGGTACTTAGTAAGTATTATCCAAATGCCTATAGTTTGTTTCCACCTTTAGTACATAGTTCGCAGGGTAAACTCCCACTGCATAATTTCACCGCTAGATCATTCTCGCAGTTTTCTGTGACATAGAAATTCATGTAGAAATTGTATGCAGCCGCACACACTGAAATTTCAGCGGTAAAGTCACGCAGTGAAATCCGTACGCGAGTACAGCTGATACATAAGTTGAAATACATACCTTTCCGCCAATTTGGTTCCCGCACGAACCGACTTGAAGAGTAATGATTTCCCTCATCTTGGTAATTTCTCAAATTCTTGATCCGAACACTtgtaaatttctttaaaaattatatcgaaTCGTTTTGATAGTTGATGCTTAACATTAGCTtacaactaataaaaaaaatacaaaaaaaaatcaatcaaaattCACACTATGTGCATCGTACGATGGATTTCAGGTAAATGacatagaattttatttttccatttcaattatttcaaaattgaaTTCTAGAACGTTATTTAATCTTCTGGTTGGAAAAAGCTAATTTTTAACTGACCAAGAAGATcggactaaataaataaattattaaaaatatttttataaaactattgtttaattagaataattaatatttacactTATTTTACAACACAATTTAATCCCAAATATTATACAGCTATTCAATTTTTGTTTAAGAGACAGAGGCGCCATCTTCACTAAAATTTTCCCTGAAGCTTTCATGAAGCTTTTATTGCTTTTCCGCGCAGTTCATCCCCTTCTTCAGAGATGTCGCCTGACATAAAAGCTTGTTTTGTTTTCCCAGTAGCTATTGTCACAATGTTGAAGGCGCTCGCTCGAAATGTCAGCTAGGTAGCGATAAAACAATGTGATTTATTGTGGATTGTGTGATAACTGTATGATGTAGCCTGCTTTGATGAGTGAGAGTGTAGCGAGCGAGCGCCCGCGGTGTGATGTTAGAGGCAGGCGCCTCCATCGGTGAAAGGAAATCCCCCTGTGGCGAAGATAGCACGGATAGCGAAaatgagacggagaaaaaaccTCTACTCCGCAGAGTGTCAACCAGCAAATGCGTCGGGAGACTGGTCAGTACATATCCCTTATATCTTTAAGTTCAAGGATGAATATCGTTTGTTTCGGGAGCGAAAACCGCGTAGCAAGGGCGTGCCATCTGTCATTTCAAGGGGAGGGAGGGGAGACCATGTGCCCGGGACGCGGAGCGTTGCGAAGCTCGAATTCACCCAATTCACCCAAATTTCGATTTTCAACAGTTTGTTATTACTACACTGCGATTAGTAATAAACCTAATTAGCGGTGGCTACTTGAGAAAGAATTGCCACATTATTTGTGTTGATGTataaataatgtagctttcgcGGCTTTGTTTACATATTTAGTTTGTTTCGTGCGTCTTAATTTAACGCGCAATTAATTAGTACACCTCTTCGAATAGCGGGCTCGCATTATTTTAATGATCCCAGTACAGCGAGCTAATCCAGCGTTATATTGTTAATTAACGCTatattgttaattaatttaaattaacaattttgcCGTCTAGTTTATTGGTAACTAAATCCGCTACTTGGTCTGtgggatttaggtttcttttgAAAGTTGATGCTCGCATTTTCATcttatggatttaggttttttttaaatcccatgggaattttgattttgcagagccaaaagtagcctatgtccttccccgggatgcaagctactcgtatctctgtaccaaatttcgtcaaaatcaattTAACGGATGGGCGTGAAAAGCTagcggacaaacagacacacttttgcatttatcatattactagctaatgcccgcgacttcttccgcgtggaattagtttttcgaaatcccgtggaaactcttcgattttccgagatgaaaagtagTTATGTTATTCTCctggtatttaataataataaacaacaaaccaacaaacaaagtgCACACTTTCGTAAGTATgtaacacatttataataatatggatacctctaggtacctacctagtacaaGTGCGGAAGTATGGACACTTAATTCTTTTACAAAATCATGGCGTAAATTAACAATCATGctactattataaaggcgaaagtttgtgtgtgtgtgtgtgtgagtgtgtgtgtgtgtgtgtgtgtgtatatgtgtgtgtgtaattTATTAATCTTTTACACAAAACTaccgaacggatttggctgtttgcaacggagatagattataggtacccttgattaacacataggcatagcacataggctactttttattctggaaaatcaatgagttcccaagggaatttttaaagacctatatccacgggaacgaagtcgcgggcatcagctagttaacatTTCACGATACTTCAAATAGTAACTATGGAGTTTCAGAATACAGAGTAAATAGTGCTTACAGTTCGTTACAGGTTGTTTTCACAGGCTTACAGCTCGCTACGCAGAATCGTGGAGcgctgtttgtttgtttatttgttgaaCTCTAAATACCCGTATCGAGTACCTATCTCGTGTTTGGCGCGTACATTGCAATCGGAACCGTTAGGTCTCTACGTGGATGCTTTAATAGTACTTACTAGTTTAatagtacttaattttaatagtGCTTACTTTTAATAGAACTTACATTATTGTTCAGGCctgaaataaagtaaattacgattttttcaagattttttcaGTTAATTCTTCGCTGGTTTTCTCGataggaatggcattccaaaTCATCAGTGgcaaattatttgacgattcaaaagtgctttttaatccccgatccaaatagaggagtgttataagattgacgtgtgtatctgtgtatctgtctgtggcatcgtagctcctaaactaatgaaccgattttaatttagtttttctttgtttgaaaggtggcttgatcgagagtgttgttagctataattcaagaaaatcggttcagccgattgaaagttatcagctcttttctaattactgtaaccttcacttgtcgggggtgttataaagttttaatttacacttgcaatACTTAATACTTACAAGTGCTTGTAATAGTACATTATAGTCTATTACTCAAGTGATTTTGAAATTCATAAACTTCGAATGCGTCGTTGTTGTGAAAGGGTCCTAGATGCTAGCTAAAACTTACTTTTTCGTTGAAAATTGTTCTTTAAATTCAGTGCACGATCAAAATAGATCAATTAGATCTCAAAGGATGAAAATAGTatccacaaaataatataataataattaattaatggttAATGCACTCGGAAGCGTGCAGGCGACCCGCGGTTTTATCACTCCGGGGACGCCGCCGCCGCGCTCCATTAAAACTGAAAGCCTTTACACCACGCGCGCTATTACGTGTAATTAAAAATAGATTACACGGgtctattaaaatttatttatttttaaagccaGAAATATGTTTATACCCACAGTATCCTAATACAATCATCATCAATTGATATAGACGTCCACAGTTGGGCATTGGTTATACACGGTTGACTTATACGGTTATGAAAGATAACTGTGACATAGATAGGGAACGGAGGGCGTTGGCGGTTAGAGGGAATATGATAGCTCGCAGATTTGCACGTTGCACAAAAGAAGTTAAGGTCACTTTGTTCAAGTCCTTTTGTCAGAGcttctacacgtgcagtctgtgggTTGACTATACCCAAAAATCTATAAACGCTCTCCGAGTACAGTATAATAACATCTTCAGAATAATGTTGGGACTGCCCCACTGCCTGCCTGCCTGACTGGGACTGGATACTGTAGCGCGTCCGGTATGTTTGCGGAGAACCGTGTAGACGGTTTCTTCGCAATAATGCGGAAACGGATCGCCTCAATTAAAAGCAGGCTGGAGAGAAGTCCCAACATTATCCTGAaggtgatagcagacagacaggacagcgctctcaaagcgcactggatgtctgcattagttaataagtatattaattatattaactaacatagaataagtttcttactaacatacattacattataatttagttactaacataggttaagatgtttactaacataatattgtgggcctttgttgcttaaataaataaagatattattattattattattatacacggcacagtcttgcgccgcttAGATCCAGCGGCTCCCCGCGGCTCGTTTGATCATTGATGTCGTTTGTCTACCTAGTTGGAGGTCTTCCAAGACTGCACTTTCCGGTGTGAGGTCCCATTACCATTGGACCCCAACGCGTATCGGCTTTTCGAATAATGTGCCCTGCCCTTTGCCAATAATTCAACTTGGCAAACCGCATTATTCCACTGCCGCgggattgaaggacaaaccaacaaagaaatACACTTTCATGTATGGTATCTTAATGGTGATCATTTTAGCCCTTAACTTTTAACCCCAtcaattaaaagaaaaacatgaAAGATGCATGAAAACTTCCAATATCAATTCAATAATCcacaaaatattaggtacctacctcaaaatATAAGACGGGTCAaggttacaaaaaaattgaaagagagAATAGGTACTTACGCTTCTAGGAATAGAAAGAACCTCCGTTCCGCGCGAGACAAAAgcgaaaatatttccattttcCACTTGTTCCATTTGAAAATGTTCATCGAATACTTCTATTCTATACAGATTCCGCGCTATCTAGTGCTCTTCAAACTTTGCACACCCACTGACCTAGACTGGTGgttcttagtttatttttaccgTAATTATAACTGTAAAATATTAACAGTAACAAAGCTATAATacctgtattaaaaaaaactaaacaagtgtaaattaaaaaaatataacacccgctgatatctttcaaacggctgaaccgattttcttggataagaacactctcgattaagccacctttcaaacaaaaaaaaaaaactaaattaaaatcggttcattagtttaggagctacgatgccacagacagatacacagatacacacgccaaacttataacacccctcttattgggtcggtggtgaaaaaccggccaagtgcgagtcagactcgcgcactgagggttctgtactcgggtattttttccaacattttgcacgataaatcaaaaactattaggtatacagaaaaataaataaaatctgttttagaatgtacaggtaaagccctttcataatttgataccccacttggtatagttatcttactttgaaaatttaaacatattttaatcttttttttaaatgatgagaccacaaattcgcggttttcagatttattcctgtacttgtgctataagacctacctacctgcgtctactagatcaacgggaagtaccctataggtttcttgacagacacaacggacggacggacggacggacggacggacggacggacggacggacggacagacacagacagacagacaccaaagtgat from Maniola jurtina chromosome 4, ilManJurt1.1, whole genome shotgun sequence harbors:
- the LOC123864197 gene encoding tubulin beta chain-like, with translation MREIVHIQVGRCGNQIGSKFWEVISDEHGIDPNGCYSGDSELQLERINVYYNEGAGGKYVPRAVLVDLEPGTMDSIRAGPYGQIFRPDNIVYGSSGAGNNWAKGHYTEGAELLESILDVVRKEAEGCDCLQGFQVVHSIGGGTGSGLGTLLLSNLREEYADRIILTFSVVPSPKVSDTVVEPYNATLSVNQLIENSDQSFCIDNEALYDICFRTLRLHTPTYGDLNHLVSATMSGVTTCLRFPGQLNADLRKLAVNMVPFPRLHFFMPGFAPLTARGSQKYRALTVPELTLQMFDAKNMMAACDPRHGRYLTVAAVFRGRMSMKEVDEQMLNIQNKNKDYFVKWIPNNVKTAVCDIPPRGMKMSATFIGNTTAIQELFKRISEQFTSMFRRKAFIHWYTGEGMDESDFTEADNNLNDLISEYQQYQDATVEDQEFEDEEDETAPNDESDE
- the LOC123864198 gene encoding tubulin beta-4B chain-like gives rise to the protein MREIVHIQAGQCGNQIGAKFWEVISDEHGIDPTGTYQGDSDLQLERINVYYNEASGSKYVPRAILVDLEPGTMDSVRSGPFGQIFRPDNFVFGQSGAGNNWAKGHYTEGAELVDPVLDVVRKEAEGCDCLQGFQLTHSLGGGTGSGMGTLIISKIREEYPDRIMNTFSVVPSPKVSDTVVEPYNATLSVHQLVENTDETYCIDNEALYDICFRTLKLITPTYGDLNHLVSATMSGVTTCLRFPGQLNADLRKLAVNMVPFPRLHFFMPGFAPLTSRGSQQYRALSVPELTQQMFDAKNMMAACDPRHGRYLTVAAVFRGRMSMKEVDEQMLNIQNKNSSYFVEWIPNNVKTAVCDIPPRGLKMSATFIGNTTAIQELFKRISEQFTAMFRRKAFLHWYTGEGMDEMEFTEAESNMNDLVSEYQQYQDATADDEGEFDEELEE
- the LOC123864383 gene encoding tubulin beta-4B chain-like; this translates as MREIITLQVGSCGNQIGGKFWEVISDEHGIDPSGCYHGDSDLQLERINVYYNEASGGKYVPRTVLIDLKPTTMDAVRSGPFGCLYRPDNFVYGSAGASNNWAKGYYTEGVEILESAMDVVRREAEGCDCMQGFQICHSLGGGTGAGMGSLLINRIREEYPDRITLSFSVFPSARVSDCVVEPYNATLSVNQLVENTDHTFCLDNEALYDICFRTLKLTTPTYGDLNHLVCATMSGITTCLRFPGQLNADLRKLAVNMVPFPRLHFYTPGFAPLTSRGAQQYRALTVPELTLQMFDAKNMMAACDPRHGRYLTVATIFRGRMSMKEVDEQILNVQNKNSTYFVEWIPNNCKIAVCDIPPRGLKMASTFIGNTTAIQVIFKRISAQFVAMFSRKAFLHWYTGEGMDEMEFTEAESNTNDLISEYQQYQDATADDEGEFDEEEGEEGLE